A genomic window from Trueperella bialowiezensis includes:
- the rsfS gene encoding ribosome silencing factor, whose protein sequence is MAATPESIDLTYLAARAASAGKATSITAIDVSERLVLTDVFLIVSGSSERQVRGLVDDIEEAMYKAGHERLRREGLEGEARWVLLDYGGLMVHVQHDEDREFYALEKLWGDQPQIELPDDVTVEEPETSDLAQYFQPVFDEGDD, encoded by the coding sequence GTGGCAGCTACACCCGAATCGATTGACCTCACCTATCTTGCAGCACGTGCTGCGTCCGCCGGCAAGGCAACGTCGATCACAGCAATCGACGTTTCCGAACGGCTCGTTCTTACTGACGTGTTCCTGATCGTGTCTGGCTCAAGCGAACGCCAGGTCCGCGGTCTGGTTGACGACATCGAAGAAGCCATGTATAAAGCCGGCCACGAACGGCTACGGCGTGAAGGCCTCGAAGGTGAAGCCCGATGGGTGCTCCTCGACTATGGCGGGCTCATGGTCCACGTACAACACGACGAAGACCGCGAGTTTTATGCGCTCGAAAAACTGTGGGGCGACCAGCCACAAATCGAATTGCCTGACGACGTGACTGTAGAAGAGCCCGAGACCTCTGACCTCGCACAGTATTTCCAGCCAGTATTCGACGAGGGAGATGACTAA
- a CDS encoding histidine phosphatase family protein — MADRLRLVFWRHGQTDQNLALRIQGSSDFPLNETGHAEARAAATELARIEPTRIYSSPLTRAMQTAQYLADETGLRVVADQRLSERAYGLWEGMTSDEIRDGYPDEWAQWRAGREVESVGLETRQATGQRVYDAVLDAVADVGVDAGVDAGARAGARAGAGADSGETIVFVAHGGSIANGIMTLLGQNPSEWVGLHGMDNCRWAIVEPREGGTPPWQLRSYNRRTVVPPNISR, encoded by the coding sequence ATGGCAGACCGTCTGCGCTTAGTGTTTTGGCGCCATGGGCAGACCGACCAGAATCTTGCTTTGAGAATACAAGGCTCGTCAGATTTCCCGTTGAACGAGACCGGGCATGCAGAGGCGCGTGCGGCCGCCACCGAGTTGGCACGTATTGAACCGACCCGGATTTATTCATCGCCACTGACTCGGGCGATGCAGACCGCACAGTATTTGGCTGACGAAACCGGGCTGCGCGTTGTGGCGGATCAGCGGCTGTCCGAACGTGCCTACGGGCTGTGGGAGGGCATGACATCTGACGAAATCCGTGACGGCTACCCGGACGAATGGGCGCAGTGGCGGGCCGGCCGTGAAGTTGAGAGCGTGGGCCTGGAAACGCGGCAGGCCACCGGCCAACGGGTATACGACGCGGTGCTTGATGCCGTGGCGGACGTAGGTGTGGATGCTGGTGTGGATGCTGGTGCGCGTGCTGGTGCGCGTGCTGGTGCGGGCGCTGATTCGGGGGAGACGATCGTGTTCGTTGCCCATGGCGGTTCGATCGCCAATGGGATTATGACGTTGCTCGGGCAAAACCCATCTGAGTGGGTGGGATTGCACGGGATGGATAATTGCCGGTGGGCAATCGTGGAACCTCGCGAAGGTGGCACCCCGCCGTGGCAGTTGCGGTCTTATAATCGGCGTACAGTGGTGCCGCCTAACATATCCCGGTAA
- a CDS encoding DUF5979 domain-containing protein, with translation MALLAMFVLLFGVLSVVPSAVASQVQLTHNNAFTNIKVENIDRQDPSGTYQWDRLSVTADWRLPDPVLADGSPNPDGVKVGDTFGLELPKELIYYGTLEDKDLEVSGRKIGECKQTPYVWATAEPATLVCQITDLAGLTENLHGQLSINAQIHTEENISQFAFNIGTEIRYVPVPGGQVLPLPNEPRMQKPIKTGWVDNAGNLIWRIAIPSTVADAEGRITVTDKMVSRTGEPHELAFNADQFTIRSMELVEDAQGNILSKHDPEQWTEIPAEFIEYNTAQAGETSFILRFKTYPDELREYRIEYETRPQGTVVQGDKFANEATVESFKEVKIVDYETSYEITAQGDAYTRFAIAKEVEGDGADQIPADTQFRVAYTVGDDPTVRTVDIHGVGAENASKSIRHPKPAVFTIKEVDLPAVPGISWENYTITGDGVVDNGDGTFTVNPGEAQIVNLVLVNKASVPPPEPTPTPTPTPEPTPTPTPTPTPTPEPTPTPTPTPTPTPTTPPALPRTGASGVVGLGIIAIIALTGGGALVRRGKE, from the coding sequence GTGGCACTGCTTGCCATGTTCGTGCTCCTTTTCGGGGTGCTCTCTGTTGTACCCTCGGCGGTCGCTTCACAGGTGCAGCTCACCCACAACAACGCGTTCACCAACATCAAGGTTGAGAACATCGACAGGCAGGATCCTTCTGGAACCTACCAGTGGGACAGACTGTCGGTCACGGCCGACTGGCGTTTGCCAGACCCCGTCCTTGCAGATGGGAGCCCGAATCCCGACGGCGTGAAGGTCGGCGATACGTTCGGCCTTGAGTTACCTAAGGAGCTCATTTACTACGGCACGCTGGAAGACAAAGACCTCGAGGTAAGCGGCCGTAAGATCGGTGAATGCAAGCAAACTCCATACGTCTGGGCCACCGCGGAGCCCGCCACTCTGGTGTGCCAGATCACCGATCTAGCAGGGCTGACGGAAAACCTTCACGGCCAGCTCTCCATCAACGCGCAGATTCACACAGAGGAGAACATTAGCCAGTTCGCATTCAATATTGGCACGGAGATCCGTTACGTTCCTGTGCCAGGTGGTCAGGTTCTTCCGTTGCCGAACGAGCCGCGGATGCAAAAGCCGATTAAAACCGGTTGGGTCGACAACGCCGGAAATCTCATCTGGCGGATCGCCATTCCCTCGACTGTGGCTGATGCCGAAGGGCGCATCACGGTCACGGACAAGATGGTTTCCAGAACCGGTGAACCGCACGAGCTTGCGTTCAACGCGGACCAGTTCACGATCAGGTCGATGGAGCTTGTTGAAGACGCACAGGGCAACATTCTGTCTAAGCACGATCCTGAGCAGTGGACCGAGATTCCTGCAGAGTTCATCGAGTACAACACGGCTCAAGCAGGCGAAACATCGTTTATCTTGAGATTCAAAACTTACCCTGACGAGCTGCGCGAATACCGGATTGAATACGAGACTCGGCCTCAAGGCACCGTCGTCCAAGGTGATAAATTCGCCAACGAGGCCACGGTAGAGAGCTTCAAAGAAGTCAAAATCGTCGACTACGAAACGTCGTATGAGATCACAGCTCAAGGGGATGCGTACACGCGGTTTGCTATCGCGAAAGAAGTTGAGGGCGACGGCGCAGACCAGATACCTGCCGACACGCAATTCAGGGTGGCCTACACCGTGGGTGATGATCCGACGGTGAGGACTGTGGACATCCACGGCGTGGGCGCCGAGAATGCGAGCAAGTCGATCCGCCATCCGAAACCGGCCGTGTTCACGATCAAGGAAGTCGATCTTCCGGCCGTGCCCGGCATCTCGTGGGAAAACTACACGATCACCGGAGACGGCGTGGTCGATAACGGCGACGGCACGTTTACGGTCAACCCCGGTGAGGCGCAGATCGTCAACCTCGTGCTGGTGAACAAAGCGTCGGTTCCGCCGCCGGAGCCGACGCCGACGCCGACACCCACGCCGGAGCCAACACCGACACCTACGCCGACCCCAACACCCACGCCGGAGCCTACGCCCACGCCCACGCCGACCCCAACACCCACGCCGACGACACCTCCTGCGTTGCCGCGAACCGGCGCGTCCGGCGTCGTCGGCCTGGGGATTATTGCGATAATTGCACTGACTGGCGGTGGTGCACTGGTTCGCCGCGGGAAGGAATAA
- a CDS encoding acyl-CoA thioesterase gives MSHRRDSVTLRFLAAPTDVNTHGYVDGGKILEWIDKAGYACAAAWSGKYAVTGYVGNIRFSSIIAAGDMVEVEARVVFTGRTSLQVVCTVSSYNPLEPERILNTQCLLVFVAMGSDGRPAPVEKFEPYDEWSRIEHERSITLAGVRKEIEDAMADQVYTDDTEACRETLRFLAAPTDVNWGGKVHGGYVMHWIMTAGQLVAERWCHGRAEAVYAGGFRFYRPMLIGDVVEVDARLIYTSGSDMHVSVWVRSGDPRGTELQTTTHCIIVFSARNDAGEDVPVRPWVPRLPEDRALERHAVDLVEIRKKLVRTKHHKSAEMKQADAERANRSS, from the coding sequence ATGTCCCATCGCCGTGACTCAGTAACACTTCGTTTCTTAGCCGCCCCCACGGATGTCAACACGCACGGATATGTTGACGGCGGCAAGATCCTGGAATGGATCGATAAGGCAGGGTACGCATGCGCCGCCGCATGGTCGGGCAAGTATGCCGTCACTGGCTACGTGGGCAATATTAGATTTTCGTCGATTATCGCGGCTGGCGACATGGTCGAGGTCGAAGCCCGGGTGGTGTTTACCGGCAGGACGTCGCTCCAAGTGGTGTGTACGGTCTCGTCGTACAATCCGCTCGAACCCGAGCGAATTTTGAACACACAATGCTTGCTGGTGTTCGTTGCGATGGGGTCCGACGGGCGGCCTGCTCCGGTCGAAAAGTTTGAGCCCTACGATGAGTGGAGCCGGATTGAGCACGAGCGTTCGATCACGTTGGCTGGTGTACGCAAAGAGATCGAAGATGCGATGGCCGACCAGGTGTACACCGACGACACCGAAGCCTGCCGGGAGACTTTGCGTTTCTTGGCCGCGCCCACCGATGTGAATTGGGGTGGCAAGGTGCACGGCGGTTACGTCATGCACTGGATCATGACGGCCGGGCAGCTGGTTGCTGAGCGTTGGTGCCACGGCCGCGCCGAGGCAGTGTACGCCGGCGGGTTCCGGTTCTATCGGCCGATGCTGATTGGCGACGTCGTCGAAGTTGACGCCCGCCTGATTTACACGTCGGGTAGCGATATGCACGTGTCCGTGTGGGTGCGTTCTGGCGACCCGCGCGGAACCGAGCTGCAGACCACCACGCATTGCATCATCGTATTTTCCGCACGCAACGACGCCGGCGAGGACGTCCCCGTTCGTCCGTGGGTTCCGCGCCTGCCAGAAGATCGGGCGCTGGAGCGTCACGCGGTTGATCTTGTTGAGATTCGTAAGAAGCTCGTGCGCACAAAGCATCACAAGTCTGCTGAGATGAAGCAAGCCGACGCCGAAAGGGCAAACCGCAGCTCGTAG
- a CDS encoding ABC transporter permease translates to MLNAEASATNPSTMRAFAGATWRNNIRLRRNAASLVSAFVIPGLFMVSFIAVFGHAASSIGFDYPLYLMAAAMFQAVMFTAGGSAMAMAVDIESGLIARLQTMPISALVTIGSRLATDLIRSLLSAGTVVLLGLLFGAQPDSAAGLLAAFLLAQGIGLVLGLASSGLALRSQHPVQTASLIQGIEMPLLMASTAFIPVATLPGWLQPIITHQPFSPLIDTIRALLTGGSAWHDGDRGGWLATRRARGRQRMGGTRISEALMNLVNTTAIHANRILLRWARSRSVLIMAAALPVVMIGLVLILFDGMVKLFTGSSLEVLPLSLMVAVGAAFTGALMGAGSIVQERHEGLPQRLATMPGRRSAPVLGWVAAETIRAGITVFVAFGLGLALGGRVGTLGAGLGVVAVLAVVALAAASVGVMLGYVVNTPQGAVSFVPLVMAAMFFNTAMMPRDMYAPALRPVVDVSPITAVAELVDGLVAGTPSTTAVFAFVAWYGGLIALSGVVLVRATSPRK, encoded by the coding sequence ATGCTCAACGCTGAGGCCAGCGCCACCAACCCGTCCACGATGCGAGCCTTCGCGGGTGCCACCTGGCGCAACAACATTCGCCTGCGCCGCAACGCGGCCTCCCTCGTGTCCGCTTTTGTGATTCCGGGCCTGTTCATGGTCTCCTTCATCGCCGTGTTCGGCCATGCGGCCAGCTCCATCGGCTTCGACTATCCGCTCTACCTTATGGCCGCCGCCATGTTCCAAGCCGTCATGTTCACCGCCGGCGGTTCGGCAATGGCGATGGCGGTGGATATCGAATCGGGGCTCATCGCCAGACTGCAGACGATGCCGATCAGCGCGCTCGTCACCATCGGTTCTCGGCTGGCCACCGACCTCATTCGCTCGCTCCTCTCAGCCGGCACGGTGGTACTGCTCGGCCTTCTGTTCGGCGCACAACCCGATTCAGCGGCGGGTCTGCTGGCGGCCTTCTTGCTCGCGCAGGGGATCGGCCTCGTGCTCGGCCTGGCCTCGTCCGGTCTCGCACTACGCTCACAACACCCCGTGCAAACCGCTAGCCTCATCCAGGGCATCGAGATGCCGCTTCTCATGGCGTCGACGGCGTTCATCCCAGTCGCCACGCTGCCCGGCTGGCTGCAACCAATCATCACGCACCAGCCGTTTTCGCCGCTCATTGACACGATCCGCGCCCTGCTCACCGGGGGGAGCGCTTGGCACGACGGCGATCGAGGCGGCTGGCTGGCTACTCGGCGGGCTCGTGGTCGGCAGCGTATGGGTGGCACGCGTATTTCGGAGGCGCTCATGAATCTCGTCAACACTACTGCAATTCATGCGAACCGTATCCTGCTGCGGTGGGCGCGCTCGCGCTCAGTGCTCATCATGGCGGCCGCCCTGCCGGTGGTCATGATCGGGCTCGTGCTCATCCTGTTCGACGGCATGGTTAAACTATTCACAGGCTCGTCGCTGGAAGTTCTTCCCCTATCTCTCATGGTCGCCGTGGGTGCCGCATTCACGGGCGCGCTCATGGGAGCTGGCTCGATCGTGCAGGAGCGCCACGAGGGCCTGCCGCAGCGTTTGGCCACCATGCCCGGGCGGCGCTCGGCACCGGTCCTTGGGTGGGTCGCGGCAGAGACGATCCGCGCCGGCATCACCGTCTTCGTCGCCTTCGGCCTCGGGCTCGCACTCGGCGGCAGGGTCGGAACGCTTGGTGCCGGGCTCGGCGTCGTCGCCGTACTCGCCGTCGTGGCGCTCGCGGCGGCAAGCGTTGGCGTCATGCTCGGCTACGTCGTCAACACCCCGCAGGGCGCGGTCAGCTTCGTGCCGCTCGTCATGGCCGCCATGTTCTTCAACACGGCAATGATGCCACGCGACATGTACGCCCCGGCGTTGCGCCCAGTCGTTGACGTTTCCCCGATCACGGCAGTTGCCGAACTTGTGGACGGCCTCGTTGCAGGCACCCCATCCACGACGGCGGTATTCGCTTTCGTCGCCTGGTACGGCGGGCTCATTGCACTCAGCGGCGTGGTTCTGGTACGCGCAACCTCGCCGCGCAAGTAG
- a CDS encoding glutamate-5-semialdehyde dehydrogenase — MVSMSEANQAVRDLATKAKDAARALRVANTAEKNAMLAKIADELLANEQNILDANREDVEREKAAGMSAALIDRLLLTSQRLADIAQAVRDVASLADPVGEIVEGRTLDNGLRLTNKRVPMGVIGMIYEARPNVTVDAAVLALKAGNAVLLRGGSAALESNRVLVAAIRAGIDKAGFSPDLVASVDDYGRDGAVALMRARGYVDLVIPRGGAGLIQTVIEQATVPTIETGVGNCHIYVDSAADVDRAHDVVVNAKTHRPGVCNAVETVLVHRDVAGELLPRLGKSLGEAGVTIHADAVAAELIADAVPATEADWETEYLALELAVRVVDNPADAVAHIAQYSSGHTEAIISENVATVNMFTQAVDSAVVMVNASTRFTDGGQFGLGAEIGISTQKLHARGPMALRELTTTTWIVQGDGHVRQ; from the coding sequence CACGGGCGCTACGAGTGGCGAACACCGCCGAAAAGAATGCGATGCTGGCCAAGATAGCCGATGAGCTGTTAGCGAACGAACAGAATATCCTGGACGCTAATCGCGAGGACGTCGAGCGTGAGAAAGCCGCAGGAATGAGTGCGGCACTGATCGACAGGCTGCTTCTGACGTCCCAGCGGCTCGCCGACATCGCACAAGCGGTACGGGATGTTGCCTCCCTTGCCGATCCGGTAGGCGAAATCGTGGAAGGCCGCACACTGGACAACGGCCTGCGGCTCACAAACAAGCGCGTGCCCATGGGTGTGATCGGAATGATCTACGAAGCACGCCCCAACGTGACCGTGGACGCCGCAGTGCTTGCCCTCAAAGCCGGAAACGCTGTTCTGCTTCGCGGCGGATCGGCGGCACTGGAATCCAACAGAGTACTCGTTGCGGCGATCCGTGCGGGCATCGACAAGGCAGGCTTTTCCCCGGATCTCGTGGCAAGCGTCGACGATTACGGCCGGGACGGCGCCGTGGCGCTCATGCGCGCTCGCGGATACGTTGATCTGGTGATTCCGCGCGGGGGAGCAGGCCTCATCCAAACAGTGATCGAACAGGCCACCGTGCCCACGATCGAGACCGGGGTAGGTAACTGCCACATCTACGTTGATAGCGCGGCTGATGTGGACCGAGCACACGACGTCGTCGTCAATGCGAAAACCCACCGCCCGGGCGTGTGTAACGCTGTGGAAACCGTTCTCGTGCATCGTGATGTGGCCGGTGAGCTGCTGCCGCGCCTTGGTAAGTCGCTCGGTGAGGCAGGCGTGACCATCCACGCCGATGCTGTGGCCGCCGAGCTGATAGCTGATGCGGTGCCGGCCACGGAAGCTGACTGGGAGACCGAGTACCTCGCACTCGAACTTGCCGTGCGTGTCGTGGATAACCCGGCAGACGCCGTCGCACATATTGCCCAATACTCGAGTGGTCACACGGAAGCGATCATCTCGGAAAACGTGGCCACCGTCAACATGTTCACGCAGGCCGTGGATAGCGCCGTCGTCATGGTCAACGCGTCCACTCGGTTTACTGACGGCGGCCAGTTCGGCCTCGGAGCAGAAATCGGGATTTCCACTCAGAAGTTGCACGCCCGCGGGCCGATGGCTCTGCGTGAGCTCACCACGACGACGTGGATCGTACAAGGTGACGGGCATGTCCGCCAGTGA
- the nadD gene encoding nicotinate-nucleotide adenylyltransferase has protein sequence MSASEIGRRRPRIGIMGGTFDPIHNGHLVAASEVQYYFDLDEVIFVPTGEQPFKKNRKVTIAEHRYLMTVIATASNPRFNVSRVDIERPGTTYTIDTLRDLRAIYPNADLFFITGADVLPQILTWKDQEDLWELAHFVGVNRPGHDLDISGLPAESVSLVEIPAMAISSTGIRQRAANGVPVWYLVPDGVVQYINKYHLYISNEEETTSQVPVRTEGKES, from the coding sequence ATGTCCGCCAGTGAGATCGGGCGGCGGCGTCCGCGGATCGGAATCATGGGTGGAACCTTCGACCCCATCCACAACGGACATCTCGTGGCCGCTTCCGAAGTGCAATACTATTTCGACCTCGACGAAGTTATTTTCGTTCCCACCGGCGAGCAGCCGTTTAAGAAGAATCGGAAAGTGACGATCGCCGAGCATCGGTATCTCATGACGGTCATTGCCACTGCGTCGAACCCGCGTTTCAACGTGTCACGTGTTGACATTGAGCGGCCAGGAACCACCTACACGATCGATACTCTGCGCGACCTGCGTGCTATCTATCCCAACGCCGACCTTTTCTTTATCACGGGCGCTGACGTGCTTCCGCAGATCTTGACGTGGAAAGATCAAGAAGACCTATGGGAACTCGCCCATTTTGTGGGGGTGAACAGGCCAGGGCACGATCTTGATATTTCCGGGCTGCCGGCCGAATCGGTGTCGCTCGTAGAAATCCCGGCTATGGCGATCTCCTCCACGGGCATCCGCCAGCGCGCAGCAAACGGCGTTCCCGTCTGGTATTTGGTGCCTGATGGCGTAGTGCAGTACATAAACAAGTATCATCTATATATATCGAACGAAGAAGAGACGACCTCACAGGTGCCAGTACGCACTGAGGGCAAGGAGTCATAA
- a CDS encoding Cna B-type domain-containing protein, translating into MLLTIFLLFSGILGVTQVQASPSEFTHNNAFTNIKVENTSNPGGSATYQWDSISITADWRLPDPILEDGSVNPEGTKVGDTFGLELPKQLTYYGALGDKDLMIDDHKVGVCKQTPYNWDTDEPAKLLCTITDLGGFTENLNGKLAINAQVRSTEHVTEFEFNIGTEIIYVPVPGGEVLPIPLEPRLSEPTKNGWVGASGNLVWRIAIPSSAADSTGRITVSDKMLSGTGEPHELASGPEGFKIKSLELERGDDGRLYSKHDPEQWTDLPADYIEENTAEAGETSFSLKFRTYPGELREYRVEYETKPSGDVLEGDRFVNEAKVETTQITREVEYQASVEITANGDAYTRFSISKQLEGEAVNRIPDDTTFKVSYTVNDDPTVRTVDIYGLGNVSKSIRHLKPAVFTIKEIELPAVPGISWDEYAITGQGVVDNGDGTYTVDPGENQIVDLVLTNKASIKRTQVTGSKVWEGGPSVRPEVTLQLFRNGVAVEGSEVTLADGQTSATWSDLEETDFDGNPYVYTVDEVDVPDNYTKSVSDDGLTVTNTYTPGVTTITGSKVWEGGPSVRPEVTLQLFRNGVAVEGSEVTLADGQTSATWSDLEETDFDGNPYVYTVDEVDVPDNYTKSVSDDGLTVTNTYTPGVTTFTATKVWEGVDDDELPEVDLQLYQKVDDGSEVEFGDPVKVSADSEWSYTWTDLPTTDNSGTPYSYRVDELNVPSGFNKTVSEDGSVVTNTRIPDDPPVPPTTPPIVDSKQPPALPLTGASGYQTLGTVGLIALLVGSALSLLNRRRQKPTS; encoded by the coding sequence GTGCTTCTTACGATCTTTCTTCTCTTCTCTGGAATTCTCGGCGTAACGCAAGTTCAGGCATCGCCGTCAGAGTTTACGCATAATAATGCGTTTACTAACATCAAGGTAGAAAACACATCCAATCCGGGTGGGTCTGCGACGTACCAATGGGACAGCATTTCTATCACCGCCGATTGGCGTTTACCCGACCCCATTCTTGAAGACGGTTCTGTCAATCCAGAAGGTACAAAAGTGGGGGATACCTTTGGACTCGAGTTGCCAAAACAGTTAACGTACTACGGTGCGTTAGGCGACAAAGACCTCATGATTGATGACCATAAGGTCGGCGTATGTAAACAAACCCCTTACAACTGGGACACGGATGAGCCCGCAAAACTGCTGTGTACTATCACAGATCTGGGAGGGTTTACCGAGAATCTCAATGGAAAACTCGCCATTAATGCCCAGGTGCGCTCGACCGAACATGTAACCGAGTTTGAGTTCAATATTGGTACAGAGATTATTTATGTTCCAGTGCCAGGAGGCGAAGTCCTTCCGATTCCGCTCGAGCCCAGACTATCTGAGCCAACTAAAAATGGATGGGTGGGGGCATCAGGAAATCTCGTCTGGCGGATCGCGATTCCCTCATCAGCCGCGGACTCGACAGGCCGAATCACAGTAAGCGATAAAATGCTATCGGGTACGGGGGAGCCTCACGAGCTCGCATCCGGGCCCGAAGGCTTCAAGATTAAGTCCTTGGAGTTGGAGAGAGGCGACGACGGACGCCTCTATTCGAAGCATGATCCTGAGCAATGGACGGATCTTCCGGCAGATTATATTGAGGAAAACACCGCTGAAGCGGGCGAGACTTCTTTCAGTCTGAAATTCCGTACTTATCCTGGTGAACTGCGCGAATACCGAGTTGAATATGAGACGAAGCCGAGTGGCGACGTGCTTGAAGGCGATAGATTCGTGAATGAAGCCAAGGTTGAGACTACACAAATCACTCGGGAAGTGGAGTATCAAGCGTCGGTGGAAATCACCGCGAACGGTGATGCGTACACGCGTTTCTCTATTTCGAAACAGCTCGAAGGCGAAGCTGTCAACCGAATACCGGACGACACAACATTTAAGGTTTCATATACCGTCAATGATGATCCGACGGTTAGAACTGTTGACATCTACGGTCTCGGCAACGTGAGCAAGTCAATTAGGCACCTTAAGCCTGCGGTTTTCACGATCAAAGAAATTGAACTGCCAGCCGTACCGGGAATTTCTTGGGACGAGTATGCGATAACCGGGCAGGGCGTTGTTGACAATGGCGATGGAACCTACACGGTTGATCCTGGTGAAAACCAAATTGTTGACCTCGTGTTGACCAACAAAGCCTCAATAAAGCGGACTCAAGTCACTGGTTCTAAGGTGTGGGAGGGCGGTCCTAGTGTTCGCCCGGAGGTGACTTTGCAGCTGTTCCGTAATGGGGTTGCTGTGGAAGGGTCTGAGGTTACTCTTGCTGATGGGCAGACCAGTGCGACGTGGTCTGATCTTGAGGAAACTGATTTTGATGGCAATCCGTATGTCTACACGGTAGATGAGGTGGATGTTCCGGATAATTACACGAAGTCGGTGTCTGATGATGGGTTGACGGTGACGAATACCTACACGCCGGGAGTTACGACTATCACTGGTTCTAAGGTGTGGGAGGGCGGTCCTAGTGTTCGCCCGGAGGTGACTTTGCAGCTGTTCCGTAATGGGGTTGCTGTGGAAGGGTCTGAGGTTACTCTTGCTGATGGGCAGACCAGTGCTACATGGTCTGATCTTGAGGAAACTGATTTTGATGGCAATCCGTATGTCTACACGGTAGATGAGGTGGATGTTCCGGATAATTACACGAAGTCGGTGTCTGATGATGGGTTGACGGTGACGAATACCTACACGCCGGGAGTAACCACTTTCACTGCCACTAAAGTATGGGAAGGCGTCGATGACGATGAGCTGCCGGAGGTCGACTTGCAGTTATACCAGAAAGTCGATGATGGCTCCGAAGTTGAATTCGGCGATCCGGTAAAGGTTAGCGCGGACTCGGAGTGGAGCTACACGTGGACAGATCTGCCAACGACCGACAACTCGGGAACTCCCTATTCTTACAGAGTTGACGAACTAAACGTTCCTTCCGGGTTTAATAAAACCGTTTCTGAGGATGGGTCTGTTGTTACGAACACACGAATCCCCGATGATCCGCCTGTTCCACCAACGACACCTCCGATCGTTGACTCAAAGCAGCCTCCTGCGTTGCCTCTAACTGGCGCATCGGGTTATCAAACCCTCGGAACAGTCGGGCTCATCGCTCTGCTGGTCGGAAGCGCATTGTCTCTGCTTAATCGGAGGCGTCAAAAGCCAACGAGTTAA
- a CDS encoding ABC transporter ATP-binding protein: MSSQPVLAVNNVHKAYGTGTTAKPVLRGLSFTVEPNEVVALLGANGAGKTTLVNIASTLLLPDSGTITVCGHDVVQNPERVRETISLTGQFAAVDGELTGRENLIFFSRLHGMRMPQARARAEALLDEFRLTNAANQRVASYSGGMRRRLDIASSLVVEPQLLFLDEPTTGLDPRSRRELWDMVDALAARGVAILLTTQYLDEAERLADKVVMIRGGVNIMEGPPVELRQQFGESVGSVTCASNDAAARAAQLLPQALGIDAEHVTRTNQTVSFPVNGGPTDLARALTALADANVPVVSAEVAPPSLDDVFLGSAFEEASDAQR, encoded by the coding sequence ATGAGCTCACAACCCGTTCTAGCAGTCAACAACGTGCACAAAGCCTACGGCACGGGCACCACAGCAAAGCCCGTACTTCGCGGGCTGAGCTTCACCGTCGAACCCAACGAAGTCGTCGCCCTCCTCGGCGCCAACGGAGCTGGCAAGACCACGCTGGTTAACATCGCCTCCACGTTGCTTCTACCGGATTCGGGCACGATCACGGTGTGCGGGCACGACGTCGTACAAAACCCCGAACGAGTCCGCGAAACCATCTCGCTCACCGGCCAGTTCGCGGCGGTCGACGGCGAGCTCACCGGCCGCGAAAACCTCATCTTCTTTTCCCGCCTCCACGGCATGCGCATGCCACAAGCGCGCGCCCGCGCCGAGGCACTCCTCGACGAATTCCGCCTCACCAACGCCGCCAACCAGCGCGTCGCCTCATACTCAGGCGGAATGCGCCGCCGCCTCGACATCGCATCCTCGCTCGTCGTAGAGCCGCAGCTGCTTTTCCTTGACGAACCAACCACCGGCCTCGACCCGCGCTCGCGCCGCGAACTATGGGACATGGTCGATGCGCTCGCAGCCCGCGGCGTCGCGATCCTCCTCACCACGCAGTACCTCGACGAAGCCGAGCGGCTGGCAGACAAGGTGGTCATGATCCGCGGCGGGGTCAACATCATGGAAGGCCCGCCGGTGGAGCTACGCCAGCAGTTCGGTGAATCGGTCGGCTCGGTCACCTGTGCAAGCAACGACGCCGCCGCCCGCGCCGCCCAGCTGCTACCACAAGCTTTGGGGATCGACGCCGAACACGTCACCCGCACCAATCAAACGGTTTCCTTCCCAGTCAACGGCGGCCCCACCGACCTAGCCCGCGCACTCACCGCGCTTGCGGACGCCAACGTGCCAGTCGTCAGCGCAGAGGTCGCGCCGCCGTCGCTCGACGACGTCTTCCTCGGCAGCGCCTTCGAGGAGGCATCCGATGCTCAACGCTGA